GGTGGCCGCACACCTCAGCTTTCCAAGGAAGCACGCTTTACCGACATCACTCTTCCTTTTGCCGATACGGTGAAAGATGTGCCGGTCTTGGGCCCAATCTACAGCGAGTTGATTTCTGGTCATAACCTACTGGTTTACTTGTCACTTCTATCCGTTCCGATTGTGTGGTGGATTGTATTTCGCACGCGCTTTGGTCTTCGCCTTCGCGCCGTTGGTGAAAGCCCGCATGCAGTTGATACTGCAGGTATCTCCGTTGCGTGGCTGCGCTATCGCGCCATGATCTTATGTGGTGTGATGTGTGGTTTTGCTGGTGCATACCTCTCCATCGCACAGTCCGCTGGTTTCATTAAGGATATGAGTGCGGGTAAAGGCTTTATTGCGCTGGCTGCGTTGATTTTCGCCAAATGGAAACCTGTCAACGCCATGTTTACATGTCTTCTGTTCGGGTTCCTAGATGTGGTTGCCATCCGTATGGAAGGTGTTGACCTTCCTGTTGTTGGTGAAGTGCCAGTGCAGGTGTTCCAAGCCCTGCCTTATATCCTGACAGTTATCCTGCTTGCTGGCTTTATTGGTCGTGCAATTCCGCCAAAAGCCTCCGGTATTCCATACGTGAAGGAGCGCACATAAGATGAGTATTTTCGATAAACTCTTTGAAGAGGCAAAAGCTGCTCGCGAGACAGCCTACGCTCCCTACTCAAACTTCAAGGTCGGCTCAGCTATTTTGACCGAAAGTGGTGAAGTCGTTAGAGGATGTAACGTAGAAAATGCGGCCTTCCCTGAGGGCGTTTGTGCCGAAGCTGGAGCCATTTCGGCCATGCATCTGGCTGGTCAGACCCGCATTAAGGAAGTGGTTGTGGTTGCTGATGCAGCGCTTTGCACACCGTGTGGTGGCTGCCGCCAGAAGCTGAGTGAATTTGCAGGAAATGACGTGAAAGTTCACGTGGCAGACCTCAACGGCCTGCGTAAGACATTTACAGTGGGTGAACTGTTGCCCGCAGGTTTTCAACTTCACGACGATAAGTGAGAATAATAATGAGCGGTTTTGGAAAAGAGTGTGCCGACATTGTTCGCGCAGCACGACCAGATACTTACAAAGTTGGTATGATCCTAGGTTCCGGACTTGGTTCGCTTGCTGATGAAATCGAGGATGCCGTACGTATCCCGTATAGCCGCTTGGAGCACTTCCCGGTGTCTTCCGTATCAGCGCACGCAAGTGAATTGATCGCTGGCACATTGCAAGGCGTTCCTGTGATTGTTCTTTCCGGTCGTGCTCACTACTATGAGAGTGGCAACCCATCCATCATGCGTACACCTTTGGAAACGCTGAAAGATCTGGGCTGTGAAATTCTTGTAGCAACGAATGCTGCAGGCTCTTTGCGTGAGGACATTCCTCCCGGGAACCCGATGCTGATCAACGATCACATCAATTACTCCGGCAAAAACCCTTTGATCGGTGAAGAAGATGAAAAGCGCTTTACCGGCATGTCAGAGGCATATGATGCTGAACTGCGCGACCAGTTGAAAGTAGCAGCTGGTGAAGTGGCCGAAGATTTGCCAGAAGGCGTTTACGCTTGGATGTCCGGTCCCTCTTTTGAGACACCTGCCGAAATTCGTATGCTGAAGGGCTTTGGAGTGGATGCGGTTGG
This genomic window from Pseudovibrio sp. M1P-2-3 contains:
- a CDS encoding ABC transporter permease; translated protein: MFDILIQMLDSTLRLSTPLLFASLAGLFSERSGVVDIGLEGKMLGAAFAAGAAAYISGNPWVGLLAAILVSIGLALVHGYASITQRGNQVVAGVAINFLAAGLSVLLGQAWFNQGGRTPQLSKEARFTDITLPFADTVKDVPVLGPIYSELISGHNLLVYLSLLSVPIVWWIVFRTRFGLRLRAVGESPHAVDTAGISVAWLRYRAMILCGVMCGFAGAYLSIAQSAGFIKDMSAGKGFIALAALIFAKWKPVNAMFTCLLFGFLDVVAIRMEGVDLPVVGEVPVQVFQALPYILTVILLAGFIGRAIPPKASGIPYVKERT
- a CDS encoding purine-nucleoside phosphorylase; this translates as MSGFGKECADIVRAARPDTYKVGMILGSGLGSLADEIEDAVRIPYSRLEHFPVSSVSAHASELIAGTLQGVPVIVLSGRAHYYESGNPSIMRTPLETLKDLGCEILVATNAAGSLREDIPPGNPMLINDHINYSGKNPLIGEEDEKRFTGMSEAYDAELRDQLKVAAGEVAEDLPEGVYAWMSGPSFETPAEIRMLKGFGVDAVGMSTVPEVIMARFLDMRVAAISTITNMGAGMQANDLSHDETKEMAPLGAAKIKKILRQFLKNMA
- the cdd gene encoding cytidine deaminase; amino-acid sequence: MSIFDKLFEEAKAARETAYAPYSNFKVGSAILTESGEVVRGCNVENAAFPEGVCAEAGAISAMHLAGQTRIKEVVVVADAALCTPCGGCRQKLSEFAGNDVKVHVADLNGLRKTFTVGELLPAGFQLHDDK